Proteins from one Kineosporiaceae bacterium genomic window:
- a CDS encoding MarP family serine protease gives MIDLLMLVVIVWYAIAGTKQGLAVGALSLGGFIGGAVLGMRVIPMIADRLLTGASRSVVLLVGVLVTAWLGQVLGSVLGGRVRRTMARSGAGTLDQVLGGVAGLLAISLVLWFVGGAVRQLPNPTLARAVSGSRVLHVIDAVVPSWMAGWAGGFRQAVSDSPFPRVFEGVARERIQPVSPPNSKAVPAAVQAKIKRSVVKIVGDARSCGRGQEGSGVVVAPHRVVTNAHVVAAVNAPQVMLAGSDRRHAARVVLFDPRTDLAVLAVPDLTAPALPLGDNLERNADAVVAGYPENGPYRVVPARVRAILQASGEDIYGGSGAERQVYSLFATVHQGNSGGPLIAADGTLAGIVFAKSLDDEQTGYALTMDEVRDEIARGVAATTPIGTGRCAAG, from the coding sequence GTGATCGACCTGCTCATGCTGGTGGTGATCGTCTGGTACGCGATCGCGGGGACGAAGCAGGGACTGGCCGTGGGCGCGCTGTCGCTGGGCGGGTTCATCGGCGGTGCCGTGCTCGGCATGCGAGTGATCCCGATGATCGCCGACCGGCTGCTCACCGGCGCATCACGCTCGGTGGTGCTGCTGGTCGGGGTGCTGGTGACCGCCTGGCTCGGCCAGGTGCTCGGGTCGGTGCTCGGCGGGCGGGTACGGCGCACCATGGCTCGCTCCGGGGCGGGGACGCTCGATCAGGTGCTCGGCGGTGTGGCGGGCCTGCTGGCGATCTCGCTGGTGCTCTGGTTCGTGGGCGGAGCGGTGCGTCAGCTACCCAACCCCACCCTGGCCCGGGCCGTCTCCGGATCGCGCGTGCTGCACGTGATCGACGCCGTGGTGCCGTCCTGGATGGCCGGCTGGGCCGGCGGGTTCCGGCAGGCGGTGTCGGACTCGCCGTTCCCGCGGGTGTTCGAAGGGGTCGCCCGAGAGCGGATCCAGCCGGTGTCGCCGCCGAACTCCAAGGCGGTTCCGGCCGCCGTCCAGGCCAAGATCAAGCGTTCGGTGGTCAAGATCGTCGGTGACGCCCGCTCGTGCGGTCGGGGCCAGGAGGGCAGCGGTGTCGTGGTCGCCCCCCACCGCGTGGTGACCAACGCCCACGTGGTGGCGGCGGTGAACGCGCCGCAGGTGATGCTGGCCGGGTCGGACCGGCGCCACGCGGCCCGCGTCGTCCTGTTCGACCCGCGCACCGATCTGGCCGTGCTCGCGGTGCCCGACCTGACGGCGCCTGCCCTGCCCTTGGGGGACAACCTGGAGCGCAACGCGGACGCCGTGGTCGCCGGCTACCCGGAGAACGGCCCGTACCGCGTCGTGCCGGCGCGCGTTCGCGCGATCCTGCAGGCCAGTGGCGAGGACATCTACGGTGGATCCGGAGCCGAGCGGCAGGTGTACTCCCTGTTCGCCACGGTGCACCAGGGAAACTCGGGCGGTCCCCTGATCGCCGCCGACGGGACGCTGGCCGGCATCGTGTTCGCCAAGTCGCTGGACGACGAGCAGACCGGGTACGCACTGACCATGGACGAGGTGCGGGACGAGATCGCGCGGGGCGTGGCCGCCACGACCCCGATCGGTACCGGGCGCTGCGCCGCGGGGTGA
- a CDS encoding alpha/beta hydrolase: MTVDAAEILVEGPWRHRLVSANGARFHCVEGLAGHGSAEPAGNGNGIGIDAGIGIGINGDSPGHTSRAAAGPLVLLLHGFPQFWWAWRHQIPDLARAGYRVVAMDLRGYGASDKPPRGYDTETLAADVAGVIRALGEPDAVIVGHDWGAWIAWACANLQPRTTRAIGVLSMGHPLTMRSAMVRGGSWRTFAQVLAFQTPWLAERRLTRGDGVAELMRRWWGDGAPDPAATVRYQRAMRLPFVATTSLEYFRRAARSIGRRESRELVEALDRPIACPVLQLHGARDVWVPPRAAAESRRWVEGPLNAQILSGAGHFLPEEAPDAVTSRVLDWLSDVAPRPTATTARLLTPRPVPRN, translated from the coding sequence GTGACCGTCGACGCGGCCGAGATCCTCGTCGAGGGGCCGTGGCGACATCGGCTGGTCAGCGCGAACGGGGCGCGCTTCCATTGCGTCGAAGGGCTGGCCGGCCACGGCTCGGCCGAGCCCGCCGGCAACGGCAACGGCATCGGCATCGACGCCGGCATCGGCATCGGCATAAACGGGGATTCGCCGGGTCACACGTCCCGTGCGGCCGCCGGACCACTCGTGCTGCTGCTGCACGGTTTTCCGCAGTTCTGGTGGGCCTGGCGACATCAGATCCCCGACCTGGCCCGGGCCGGGTATCGCGTGGTGGCGATGGACCTGCGCGGATACGGCGCCAGCGACAAGCCCCCTCGCGGGTACGACACCGAGACCCTGGCGGCGGACGTGGCCGGGGTGATCCGCGCGCTGGGCGAGCCGGACGCCGTGATCGTGGGTCACGACTGGGGGGCCTGGATCGCCTGGGCCTGCGCCAACCTGCAGCCCCGCACCACCCGCGCGATCGGCGTGCTGTCCATGGGCCACCCGCTCACCATGCGCAGCGCCATGGTGCGCGGCGGCAGTTGGCGTACCTTCGCTCAGGTGCTGGCGTTCCAAACCCCCTGGCTGGCCGAGCGTCGCCTCACCCGGGGTGACGGGGTGGCCGAGCTGATGCGACGGTGGTGGGGCGACGGGGCACCCGATCCGGCGGCCACGGTGCGCTACCAGCGCGCGATGCGGCTGCCGTTCGTGGCCACCACGTCCCTGGAGTACTTCCGTCGAGCTGCCCGCAGCATCGGACGGCGCGAGTCACGCGAGCTCGTCGAGGCCCTCGACCGGCCGATCGCCTGCCCGGTGCTGCAGCTGCACGGAGCGCGCGATGTCTGGGTGCCGCCGCGCGCTGCCGCCGAGTCGAGACGCTGGGTCGAGGGCCCGTTGAACGCCCAGATCCTTTCCGGCGCAGGGCATTTCCTACCCGAGGAAGCACCTGATGCGGTGACCTCGCGCGTGCTCGACTGGTTGTCGGACGTCGCGCCGCGGCCGACCGCCACGACGGCGCGCCTGCTCACTCCCAGGCCAGTACCCCGCAATTGA
- a CDS encoding phage holin family protein: MAEPTTATSQERTLGQLVAQATDDMSAILRAEMALAKAEIAADVRNGAVAGGLFGAAGYLGLLASILLSIAAGYGLVAVGLAPWLAFLVVALVCLLLAAVLVLVGKSRVSRVGPPERAMRSARQTIAAVTPTRSR, encoded by the coding sequence ATGGCCGAGCCGACGACAGCCACGAGCCAGGAACGCACGCTCGGCCAGCTCGTGGCCCAGGCGACCGACGACATGTCCGCCATCCTGCGGGCAGAGATGGCGCTGGCGAAGGCCGAGATCGCGGCCGACGTACGCAATGGGGCGGTGGCAGGGGGTCTGTTCGGCGCCGCCGGATACCTGGGGCTGCTCGCGAGCATCCTGCTGAGCATCGCCGCCGGGTACGGCCTGGTCGCCGTGGGGCTGGCGCCGTGGCTGGCCTTCCTGGTGGTGGCGCTGGTGTGTCTGCTGCTGGCCGCCGTCCTCGTTCTCGTCGGCAAGTCCCGGGTCTCTCGGGTCGGGCCGCCCGAGCGCGCGATGCGCTCGGCGCGCCAGACCATCGCCGCGGTCACACCGACCCGCAGCCGGTGA
- a CDS encoding PAS domain-containing protein, with protein sequence MRQATIEPTGVERHLPADDFIVTKTDTRGVITYANDVFITISGYRQDELLGKPHNLVRHPDMPMTVFKLLWDTIDAKREIFAYVINMANNGDHYWVFAHVTPTFNRSGQVIGYHSNRRAPHPASIAAVVPLYQKMRQAERSHATPREGMAASTEVLMDFLRDKGMTYDELIWAVTP encoded by the coding sequence GTGCGTCAGGCCACCATCGAGCCCACGGGTGTCGAGCGACACCTACCGGCGGACGATTTCATCGTCACCAAGACGGACACCCGAGGTGTGATCACGTACGCCAACGATGTCTTCATCACCATCAGTGGCTACCGCCAGGACGAGTTGCTGGGCAAGCCGCACAACCTGGTGCGCCACCCGGACATGCCCATGACGGTGTTCAAGCTGCTCTGGGACACCATCGACGCCAAGCGCGAGATCTTCGCCTATGTGATCAACATGGCCAACAACGGCGACCACTACTGGGTGTTCGCCCACGTCACCCCGACCTTCAACCGCTCGGGCCAGGTGATCGGCTACCACTCCAACCGGCGGGCACCCCACCCGGCCTCCATCGCCGCCGTCGTGCCGCTCTACCAGAAGATGCGTCAGGCGGAACGCTCGCACGCCACCCCACGTGAGGGCATGGCGGCCTCGACCGAGGTCCTGATGGACTTCCTGCGGGACAAGGGCATGACCTACGACGAGCTGATCTGGGCGGTGACCCCGTGA
- the acs gene encoding acetate--CoA ligase, with product MSSDAIENLSHEDRRFPPDPEFSANAIGQADLYDKAAADRLAFWDEQARNLTWNSDWSQVLDWSNAPFAKWFVGGTLNVAYNCVDRHVEAGNGDRVAIHFEGEPGDTRTITYAQLKDEVSQAANALAALGVGTGDRVAIYLPMIPEAAIAMLACARLGAPHSVVFGGFSAEALRSRIQDAEAKVVITSDGGYRRGAPSALKPAVDEAITECPTITNVLVVQRTKQDVAWTEGRDIWWHDALAAASTEHTPEPMDAEHPLFILYTSGTTGKPKGILHTTGGYLTQAAYTHRNVFDLHPETDVYWCTADVGWVTGHTYITYGPLANGATQVMYEGTPDSPHQGRWWEIVQKYGVTILYTAPTAIRTFMKWGEQIPNKFDLSTIRVMGSVGESINPEAWIWYRRVIGGDKAPIVDTWWQTETGGIMISPLPGVTTAKPGSAQKPLPGIAADVVDDEAHSVPNGGGGYLVLTEPWPAMLRGIWGDPERYKETYWSRWPKLYFAGDGAKKDEDGDIWLLGRVDDVMNVSGHRLSTTEIESALVSHPKVAESAVVGATDETTGQAVVAFVIVRSGAMEGTDEKTVIADLRNHVAKEIGPIAKPRQIMIVSELPKTRSGKIMRRLLRDIAEGREVGDATTLADAGVMSLIAKGMAKPSED from the coding sequence ATGTCCAGCGACGCCATCGAGAACCTCAGCCACGAGGACCGACGCTTCCCACCCGACCCCGAGTTCTCCGCCAACGCCATCGGCCAGGCCGACCTCTACGACAAGGCCGCCGCCGACCGTCTGGCGTTCTGGGACGAGCAGGCGCGCAACCTGACCTGGAACAGCGACTGGTCCCAGGTGTTGGACTGGAGCAACGCCCCCTTCGCGAAGTGGTTCGTCGGCGGCACGCTCAACGTGGCCTACAACTGCGTCGACCGCCACGTCGAGGCCGGCAACGGCGACCGCGTGGCCATCCACTTCGAGGGTGAGCCCGGCGACACCCGCACCATCACCTACGCCCAGCTCAAGGACGAGGTCAGCCAGGCCGCCAACGCGCTGGCCGCGCTGGGTGTCGGCACGGGCGACCGGGTCGCCATCTACCTGCCGATGATCCCCGAGGCCGCGATCGCGATGCTGGCGTGCGCCCGCCTGGGTGCCCCGCACTCGGTGGTCTTCGGTGGCTTCTCGGCCGAGGCGCTGCGCAGCCGCATCCAGGACGCCGAGGCCAAGGTCGTCATCACCTCCGACGGTGGCTACCGCCGCGGCGCGCCGTCCGCGCTCAAGCCCGCCGTCGACGAGGCCATCACCGAGTGCCCGACCATCACCAACGTGCTCGTCGTCCAGCGCACCAAGCAGGACGTCGCCTGGACCGAGGGCCGCGACATCTGGTGGCACGACGCCCTGGCGGCCGCCTCCACCGAGCACACCCCCGAGCCGATGGACGCCGAGCACCCGCTGTTCATCCTGTACACCTCGGGCACCACCGGTAAGCCCAAGGGCATCCTGCACACCACCGGTGGCTACCTCACCCAGGCCGCCTACACCCACAGGAACGTCTTCGACCTGCACCCCGAGACCGACGTCTACTGGTGCACCGCGGACGTCGGCTGGGTCACCGGGCACACCTACATCACCTACGGTCCGCTGGCCAACGGCGCCACCCAGGTGATGTACGAGGGCACCCCGGACAGCCCGCACCAGGGCCGCTGGTGGGAGATCGTGCAGAAGTACGGCGTCACGATCCTCTACACCGCTCCCACCGCGATCCGCACGTTCATGAAGTGGGGCGAGCAGATCCCGAACAAGTTCGACCTGTCGACCATCCGCGTGATGGGCAGCGTCGGTGAGTCGATCAACCCCGAGGCCTGGATCTGGTACCGCCGGGTCATCGGTGGCGACAAGGCCCCGATCGTGGACACCTGGTGGCAGACCGAGACCGGCGGCATCATGATCAGCCCGCTGCCGGGCGTCACCACCGCCAAGCCCGGTTCGGCGCAGAAGCCGCTGCCCGGTATCGCGGCCGACGTGGTGGACGACGAGGCGCACTCGGTGCCCAACGGCGGCGGCGGCTACCTGGTGCTGACCGAGCCGTGGCCGGCCATGCTGCGCGGCATCTGGGGCGACCCCGAGCGCTACAAGGAGACCTACTGGTCGCGGTGGCCCAAGCTGTACTTCGCCGGTGACGGGGCGAAGAAGGACGAGGACGGCGACATCTGGCTGCTCGGCCGGGTGGACGACGTCATGAACGTCTCCGGCCACCGGCTGTCGACCACCGAGATCGAGTCGGCGCTGGTCTCGCACCCGAAGGTGGCCGAGTCGGCCGTCGTCGGCGCCACCGACGAGACCACCGGGCAGGCCGTCGTGGCCTTCGTCATCGTGCGCTCGGGGGCCATGGAGGGCACCGACGAGAAGACGGTGATCGCCGACCTGCGCAACCACGTCGCCAAGGAGATCGGCCCGATCGCCAAGCCGCGCCAGATCATGATCGTCTCGGAGCTGCCCAAGACCCGCTCCGGCAAGATCATGCGCCGGTTGCTGCGTGACATCGCCGAGGGCCGTGAGGTCGGCGACGCCACGACGCTGGCCGACGCCGGCGTGATGTCGCTGATCGCCAAGGGCATGGCCAAGCCGTCCGAGGACTGA
- a CDS encoding nitronate monooxygenase: MGVGVSSWQLANAVARSGQLGVVSGTALDASVARRLQDGDPTGHLRRAVAHFPLRALAQRVLTKYFRPNGLDGAPYLPVPRLAIHTGPNGTARTHSERDSDDLSVLGNFVEVWLAKYGHHPVPDDPASDLLGPDAEMSGLVGVNYLEKLQMATPGAAYGAVLAGVDYVLMGAGIPRELPQLLTDLAAGRPGTISVDVSGGSAMPQTLDPAALLGEGEALPTTRRPQFLAIVSSHVLAQFLSRDPATKPDGFVVEGPTAGGHSAPPRGQMELDEHGQPIYGPRDEANLGMLAKIGLPFWLAGGYGEPDKVAEALSLGAAGVQVGTLFALCHESGLADDLREKLLGELREGTLVVRNSAGASPTGFPFKVAQLPGTLADAEVYAARPRLCDLGYLRTPYVRGENIGYRCPAEPLDVFARKGGDAAGAEGSNCLCNALMADVGLGQNRKDGYSEVPLVTLGSDLTGARKLDGENAQRGGDPQSWSAAEAVAWLTSGLPAPTPDARPDA; this comes from the coding sequence ATGGGGGTCGGGGTGTCGTCCTGGCAGCTGGCCAACGCCGTCGCCCGGTCCGGCCAGCTGGGCGTCGTCTCGGGCACCGCGCTGGACGCCTCCGTCGCCCGCCGGTTGCAGGACGGCGACCCCACCGGCCACCTGCGCCGCGCCGTGGCGCACTTCCCGCTGCGAGCGCTGGCGCAGCGGGTACTGACCAAGTACTTCCGCCCGAACGGGCTGGACGGCGCGCCCTACCTGCCGGTGCCCCGGCTGGCGATCCACACCGGCCCGAACGGCACCGCCCGCACCCACAGCGAGCGCGACAGCGACGACCTGTCGGTGCTGGGCAACTTCGTGGAGGTCTGGCTGGCCAAGTACGGCCACCACCCGGTGCCGGACGACCCGGCGAGCGATCTGCTCGGCCCGGACGCCGAGATGTCCGGCCTGGTCGGGGTCAACTACCTCGAGAAGCTGCAGATGGCGACCCCGGGTGCCGCCTACGGCGCGGTGCTGGCCGGCGTGGACTACGTGCTCATGGGCGCGGGCATCCCCCGCGAGCTCCCCCAGTTGCTCACCGACCTGGCCGCCGGACGCCCCGGCACCATCAGCGTCGACGTCTCGGGCGGATCGGCGATGCCGCAGACCCTCGACCCGGCCGCGTTGCTGGGCGAGGGCGAGGCGCTGCCGACGACGCGCCGTCCGCAGTTCCTGGCGATCGTCTCCTCCCACGTGCTGGCCCAGTTCCTGTCCCGCGACCCGGCCACCAAGCCCGACGGTTTCGTGGTCGAGGGCCCGACCGCCGGCGGTCACAGCGCCCCGCCCCGGGGTCAGATGGAGCTGGACGAGCACGGCCAGCCGATCTACGGTCCGCGCGACGAGGCCAACCTCGGCATGCTCGCCAAGATCGGACTGCCGTTCTGGCTCGCGGGTGGGTACGGCGAGCCCGACAAGGTGGCCGAGGCGCTGTCACTCGGTGCGGCCGGCGTCCAGGTCGGCACCCTGTTCGCGCTCTGCCACGAGTCGGGGCTGGCCGACGACCTGCGCGAGAAGCTGCTCGGTGAGTTGCGCGAGGGCACGTTGGTGGTGCGCAACAGCGCAGGTGCCTCGCCCACCGGGTTCCCGTTCAAGGTGGCCCAGCTGCCCGGCACCCTGGCCGACGCCGAGGTGTACGCCGCCCGCCCACGACTGTGTGACCTGGGCTACCTGCGCACGCCGTACGTGCGCGGCGAGAACATCGGCTACCGCTGCCCCGCCGAGCCGCTGGACGTCTTCGCCCGCAAGGGGGGCGACGCCGCCGGCGCCGAGGGGTCGAACTGCCTGTGCAACGCCCTGATGGCCGACGTCGGACTGGGCCAGAACCGCAAGGATGGGTACAGCGAGGTTCCGCTGGTCACCCTGGGCTCCGACCTCACCGGTGCCCGCAAGCTGGACGGCGAGAACGCGCAGCGAGGCGGCGACCCGCAGAGCTGGTCCGCCGCAGAGGCGGTGGCGTGGTTGACGAGTGGACTACCCGCACCGACGCCCGACGCTCGACCGGACGCCTGA